The following DNA comes from Streptomyces sp. NBC_00690.
ATGTCCGCGTCGCCGGGACCAGGGAGCGGGCCCTCACCGAACTGTCCGCCATCGGCCCCGATGTCTCGGCGGCCATCGTGGGGGTGAAGGAGCACATCACAGCCGGTGTCCTCGACTCCCTGCCCGGCCTTCGCGCCCTCGGTTCCGTGGGGACGGGCAGCAACCACCTGGACCTCTCCGCCCTACGGGACCGCGGCGTGGAGGTCATCACCACGCCCGGGGTCAACGCGGTATCGGTCGCCGAGCACGCGATGATGATGATCCTTGCGCTGGCGAAACAGACGGTCGCAGGGCACGCCGCCGCGCTCAGCGGAGAGGACCGGGCGGGAATGCCCGCGCCCGCCGTCGAACTCCGTGGACGCCGCGCCGGGGTGCTCGGGGCCGGGGCGACGGCGCGCGCACTGCTCCCCCTGCTGCGGGCGTTCGGCACCGACCCCGAGGTGTGGACCCGTACCCCGGACAACCATCCGGATCTGGCGACCCGCCCTCTGGAGGACCTCTTCCGGCACAGCGAGATCCTGAGCATCCACCTCCCGCTGACCAGCGAGACGAAAGGGCTCGTGGGCACTGACCTCCTGTCCCTCCTCCCGGAGGGGGCCATGGTCGTCAACACCGCACGGAAGGAGATCTTCGACCTTGCGCGTCTTCCGTCGGTGGTCCGAGACCGGCCCGATCTGCGGTTCGCGGTGGACGACTTCGATCTGGCAGCCGACGGTACGGCCGCCGCTCTGGGAGGTCATGCCCTGCTGAGCCCACACATCGCGGGTGTCACCGTCGAATCGCTCGCAGCCATGCAGGAGAGCGCGGTCCGCGGAACGATCGCCGCGCTTCGGGGCTGAGTCGCCTCGTTCCCTCGACGGAAAAGGAACACAGCGATGTCCTGGCTCGAACGCGCCAATACGGTACTGGGTGTGGTGGGCTTCATCATCACGATCATCACCTTGGTGAAGGTGCAGTCCGTACAGCGGGCTCAGTCGGAAGAACGGGCACTGCTGCGCAGGCTCTACGGCACTGAGTCATTGGCGGGCCATCTGAGATCGGCGGCCGGTTTCCTCAGGCAGGGTGAGCAGGACGCCCGTAACTTAGCCGAGGAATTAGTCAGAATGTGCGGCCAGATAGAAGGGATCAGCCGAGCCTTGGATTCGATGAACCGCATGCGCGGAAGCGGCACCGGAGAGCAGCGGATGATTCGGCTCGTGGAACGCGGCTATTACACACCGGCCTTCTACAGCCGGGTGGTCAATGACGCCCAGAGCAACGCCGATTTCTTGATGTACCGAAACCTTCAGATCTCCAACGTCGACATGTTGCAGGCGATGGAACGCGCGGCCAAGCGGGGTGTGAGCATCCGCATCCTCGCCATCTCGTCGGCGTCGAGCGACAGCGTCCTCGAACAGGCGTCGATGGTGCTGCCCTGGCCTCAGGTCCCACCGGAGACGCTGCGGCGCCAACTGGCCGAGTCCGAGGAGAGGGTCAAGAACGTGGTGGCCGCGTGGCCTGACCGGGCCCGCCGGAACTTCGAGTACCGCGGGTATGTGATCACGCCCAATATGCACTTCGCCCGGCTGGACGGCCTGGTCATGCAGGGCTTCGTCGGGACCCTCTCACCCGCCCAACCCGATCAGCTGGAGGACCGGGGATACGTGGAGCTGCCCCGGGATCGAGAGCCGGGAGCCACCTTGTCACGACACTTCGACGAACTGTGGGCCCAGAGCGCCTCGTCCGTGGTGGTAGCCGGGTAAACCCCGGGCGCCCCCAAGGGTGTTCCAGTCGATCGCCGGCGCTGCCGGCCCGGTCCCTCCCTGCCCACACCCCACCGCATCGCATCGCGTCGATGACGGCCTCATGGAGACGCCCTGCGCCAGATGAGTGCCGGTGGGCGGCTCATCTGCGGCAGGGCGTCCCGCACTGTCGGGTCTGTCAGGTCTGTCAGGTGAGGCCCAGGGCCGGCATCGCGTAGTAGAAGACGAAGACCGCCGAGACCGCGTACATCGCGATCGGCACCTCGCGTCCACGGCCGGCCGCCAGGCGCAGGACGCAGAAGGAGATGAAGCCGATGCCGATGCCGTTGGTGATCGAGTAGGTGAAGGGCATCATCACCATCGCCAGGAAGGCCGGGACCGCGAGCGTGTAGTCGCTCCAGTCGATGTCCCGGACGGAACCGGCCAGGATGAGGAAGCCGACCGCCAGCAGGGCGGGGGTCGCCGCCTGGGAGGGGACCATCGTGGCGAGCGGGGTGAGGAAGAGTGCCACCGTGAACAGCGAGCCGGTGATGACCGAGGCCAGTCCGGTCCTGGCTCCTTCGCCGACGCCCGCCGTGGACTCCACGAAACAGGTCGTCGCCGATGATGAGGTCGCACCTCCGGAGGCGACGGCGATGCCGTCGACGAAGAGGACCTTGTTGATGCCGGGGAGGTTGCCGTCCTTGTCGATCAGCTTGGCTTCGTCGCCGACGCCGAGGATGGTGCCCATGGCGTCGAAGAAGCAGGACAGCAGCACGGTGAAGACGAACAGCACACCCGTCAGATAGCCGACCTTCTCGAAGCCGCCGAACAGACTGACCTCGCCGACCAGACCGAAGTCAGGGGTGTCCACCGGGCTACCGGGCCACTTGGGGGTGGTCAGACCCCAGCTGGGGACCGTCGCCACGGCCTCGATGACCATGGCCACGACCGTCATCGCCACGATGGAGATGAGGATGGCTCCCGGCACCTTGCGGATGATCAGCGCGAGGGTCAGCAGGGTGCCGACGGCGAAGACCAGGATGGGCCAGCCGACGAGGTGGCCGCCCTGGCCGAGTTGGAGCGGCACGGTGGTCTGGGCGATGTCGGGGATGCGGGAGACAAAGCCGGAGTCCACCAGGCCGATCAGCATGATGAAGAGGCCGATGCCGATCGCGATGCCCTTGCGCAGACTCCGCGGTACGGCGCTCATCACGCGTTCCCGCAGCCCGGTCGCAACCAGCAGCATCACCACGAATCCGGCGAGGACGACCATGCCCATCGCATCAGGCCAGGACATGCG
Coding sequences within:
- a CDS encoding NCS2 family permease; the encoded protein is MSPSAPAAAPENQPKGTLSGLDRYFKISERGSTVGREVRGGFATFFAMAYIIVLNPIILGSAKDMYGNQLDSGQLVTATVLTAAFSTLLMGVIGNVPIALAAGLGVNTVVALQLAPRMSWPDAMGMVVLAGFVVMLLVATGLRERVMSAVPRSLRKGIAIGIGLFIMLIGLVDSGFVSRIPDIAQTTVPLQLGQGGHLVGWPILVFAVGTLLTLALIIRKVPGAILISIVAMTVVAMVIEAVATVPSWGLTTPKWPGSPVDTPDFGLVGEVSLFGGFEKVGYLTGVLFVFTVLLSCFFDAMGTILGVGDEAKLIDKDGNLPGINKVLFVDGIAVASGGATSSSATTCFVESTAGVGEGARTGLASVITGSLFTVALFLTPLATMVPSQAATPALLAVGFLILAGSVRDIDWSDYTLAVPAFLAMVMMPFTYSITNGIGIGFISFCVLRLAAGRGREVPIAMYAVSAVFVFYYAMPALGLT
- a CDS encoding NAD(P)-dependent oxidoreductase encodes the protein MTSSDPIPGTVFVALPDLPDNPRAFDLLRANFSNVRVAGTRERALTELSAIGPDVSAAIVGVKEHITAGVLDSLPGLRALGSVGTGSNHLDLSALRDRGVEVITTPGVNAVSVAEHAMMMILALAKQTVAGHAAALSGEDRAGMPAPAVELRGRRAGVLGAGATARALLPLLRAFGTDPEVWTRTPDNHPDLATRPLEDLFRHSEILSIHLPLTSETKGLVGTDLLSLLPEGAMVVNTARKEIFDLARLPSVVRDRPDLRFAVDDFDLAADGTAAALGGHALLSPHIAGVTVESLAAMQESAVRGTIAALRG